From the genome of Cloacibacillus sp., one region includes:
- a CDS encoding sodium-dependent transporter, producing MSANETQSWGSRWGFIISAIGMTIGTGAMWRFPRVAAMYGGMPFMIALIIALFTWSIPILMFEAYLGKTT from the coding sequence ATGAGTGCAAATGAAACTCAGTCATGGGGCTCGAGGTGGGGGTTCATTATCTCAGCCATTGGTATGACGATAGGTACGGGCGCTATGTGGCGTTTCCCGCGAGTTGCCGCAATGTATGGCGGGATGCCGTTTATGATAGCGCTTATCATCGCGCTATTTACATGGAGCATACCTATTCTGATGTTTGAGGCATATCTGGGCAAAACGACCAG